The window cctataacaAATCTCCAATTTCATGTTAGATTGAGCAGAGAACAGTCATATTTGCGGAGAGGAGTCAAGATCAGAAGCTGCAGGGTCACATAAAACACTCATTTTCAGTTCTATAGGCTCTAGAAACATGTGCCTGGTGTTTTatgaaagataagaatctcttctttcaagtcGCATAAGACTTGTTGTTCTGTGATATACAGGGGCGGCGATACAGTCAAGTAAAAACATGGTTGAGATTGTGATCTGCAGAAAAAGATCTAGTCCCTGCTTGTTTATTTACCTgcatgtatctctggttctgtagctcacagaaacaCATGATGATGTGATCTGTAAGATGTGATTCTTATCttcaatatgacaccagcagcatgtttctaggtgttaAAGAAGAGAAGTTATGGGTGTCTAAATTGATGCTCCCCCTGCAGCTAAATTTGACTCGTCTCAGGCAATATATGACTCTTCTTTACTCATTGTCATGTGACTTTAGAGGAGATTTGTGATTTTAGCAAACGGGTGAGatcttacataaaagagggaattccaggaaggacatttcataccctcccTGAGGGGGTTGGTAGTGTAATAGGGTAAAATTTGTTGATGTCTTCCCTTTAAAGTGAAGGCAGTTATATCCGCTGAGATCTGTAGAGTCACTCATGTGAATGAAAATCTTCCTGCGTTGCCGTCCTTGGTGAGCATTTTGCTCCGACATCGACCTCTCTCTAACCAGAAGATATTGCACCCACAGATCATCGAGATTGACAGCTCCTGGCTCCTCGAGGTGGCGCCACATTACTACAAGTCTCGGGAACTGGAAGACGCCAGCAGCAAGAAGATGCCTAAACAAGCCGGAAAGAGTAAGGAGGAACTCGGCTGAACGGTGGCGGCCATATCCTAATTCTAGGACTCAGGTACAGGGTCAGAAGGGCAATGATCATCCAATAtgttaaaggggatttctggCCCCCTACCATGTGTTTATTTCATACTCTGGACCTAACCCTGATCCGCCAGAACCTATACAGTGGCTAGATCTGGAATCAGAAGGTTGTGTTGATGGGGTAATTCTCCTCTGATCCCATTCAGGTGAAtagaagcagagctgcagtacTCCACCCTGCCACTATACAGCGCATAGAGCTGTCTGTATCCTCATCACTGCAGGGTCTGGGAGTctactatcccccccatcacatctGCATAAATGAGGCATTTAGAGGCAATATATAGGTAATATACTATTTGATGACGATAATTTGTGTTTTGCATTGCAGGAAGGAGAAGACGTCTTGTCAGCCGGTCactggattatatatatatatatacacgtgtacAGTTCTTGTATATAAAATTATCATTTTGGATACAAAACAAGTTTTTGTCTGTTTTAATTTTACCGCATAATTGAGCATAAGCCGAGGTatctcattttaccaccaaaaactgtgaagaacctattgacttgagtataagcctaggggtgggaaaagcattagtaacagcctccccagtatatagccagtcaacaCTCGGTGGTATATAGTATGTCCTgcgcataaaaaataaattacccTTTCCGACACCCCGGGCAAGTCCTTttctttctttaaaggggtattccgggaatatgaacgtctgatacaaaaacccataatgctataaataaatgaatgtaacaaaacttaatgtcattagtcacataatggagcttaaatagtttgattttatgattcacaaaattttatggcctctctaacgTTATCACcgagatggccgccactggaaactacaagtcccaagatcctttagttctcagtaactcctcctccctcttatgctctgctcccagtgatgatgtaacaggttttcttgctctgttaccatagtaatgatgtgtaactgccatcaccacaacaccagccatactggatgcactgcaaccaactgactacagccaaacctagtggtgatcacatgacctgcccaggcaggtgcaggacatgtgatgtggacatgtgaccagcggccatcttctgtcctgtgtatgctctgcaacggaccgcgcggaggaaattaacggactgattaaagggccggtagcattaattcttcattacagtttatgtcagcagcattttctgctaaggggagcaaaattttaaataactaattacacataagcttctattttaaggacccatttatatatgaattatgctgattcctggaatacccctttaaagggattttcccacgaagacaagttaggccccatcttgCTGCTcagttggggtctcagtgctgagatcccCACAGAGCGCAAAAACAAGGGATCCGACCGACCCCTCATCACTCCagaagagtaatggagcagacggccgcacatgaccattctactccattaatctctaggGAGCTGGCGGAGATCAGTGAGCaccgtgctcagcaatttctgtcagcttcatagagattaagTCAAGTGggcaattttcagcacaaaaaatgcgctgaaaaacttttatactcaagtacataccGTATGTTTAAATGACTGATGTGCAGTAAGAAGAGCCACTAACGCTGGGACCACGCCACCATGACTCCAACAGACTGTTATAGTGGTAATCATGACCGCACCATGAATGGAGCCTAAccatatgttaaaggggttgtccagccgcTAAAGTGAAGAATTATATTTTCCCTCTATCGCCTGGATAACTGATCGGTGTGGGGTccctacagatcacaagaacaatgGTCAGTTGTATCCCAGATTAACAGAGCCCCATATCGCACATGTTCCTTGCTGCTCTATCCATCGCTATGGTGCTGGTCTGAACAGCACTCGCCTAGCTCTGTTcctccatagacaatgaatggagcTGCAGCGCACAAATCccacctgccgctccattcacttcAGGTACAACAGATCCCTGTTCTCCTGATAAATAATCTTAGATTCTACAGATTTCTGTgactgcacaacccctttaagattctgCAGATTTCTgtgactggaaaacccctttaagtgtacagGATATAAATATGGGTACTTGCACATCACTTTAGATAATAGATAATGCTGCCTCAAGGAAACCCCCATTAGTAACACTGTCTACATGACGCCATTACACACTGTTTTCACTTTATTCAATCTCCATGTTACAcacagaaaatataaaaagaCAAAACACAATGAAGCACTGAGTCGCATCCTCATTGCTCCCCCCTCATCTGCTTCCAGTACGGCCTGTAAAGCTTCTGTAATTTTGCCACGTCGTGTGCTGGTGGCTCCTGCCACTCGTACCATGAATACCAGGGGCCGGCCGGAGCTGGAGGAGTCTGTGCTACTGCTCCATGGTGCCGGGAGTAGTCTCCAAACGTTATATCCTTGTGCTTGATGAACACTGGCAGGAGACCTACAATAGAGAAGGGAGTGAATTTGTACAGCGTTGTGGATCGTGTTAGTGCTATACATTCCCTTCAGCGTTGATTACTCATTCTCCGCTCACCATTGTCCTCTGCGTCAGCGATGGCCTTCACAAGCCGCTTGTGTTGCTTCATGCACACACCTAGGAGATAAACACATGACCTAAGTCTATAGGCCCCTGTCCACACCCGCAGTCACGCCCTAAAGTCAGACAAACCTGTTCTGGTGGGGTCATACACGGCTCCTGTGTGCGGAGAGATGAACTGCTGCAGTAACTTCACGTTCTGTGGGAACATCATAAATCACCGGGCTGTTAAAGTGACAGGTCAATGGAGGAAGTCACCGCACCCATAAGCGCCTACTCACCCGGTAATCCACTCCAAGATTCTGGTCCCGGCAGATGGGGCAGGGATTCCCACAGACATTACCTCCTCTCTGTCACAAATTATATAAAAGTAGTCACTGCATGAGAATGGAAATGATGCCGCAATACCACACATAAGCCATAAATCTACAGCAGCGCTGTGTCTGCAAAatgacttaaagaggaccctAACTTAAAAAAAGTAAGCAGCTACCCCCATATTAGCAgcgttacactgctagctttatctgaaccttccgataaagctagcgagCACCGCCATAGCCTCAGAACGCGGAACCGAGCTTACAGCAGTCCGGCGCGTTCCTGAGGAGGTGGTGgctgccgcatgaagcctggcagtcactacTGGCCTATGGTGAGGGAGGGACAGTCCTGGGAAGAATGACGGCTGTAAACTCGGTCCGGCGTTCTGAGGCTATGGCAGTGTAGTGTTCGCTAGCTTTATCGAAAGGTTCAGATAAAGCAGTTTAACACCGATACATCCGGGggagcactagaagctgcttactttagtggggGGTTTTTTTAGGGTCACAGGTCCTCATTAAACGGGAACTGTCAGaacattttaccccattaaactaacaGGCCCCTCAGGTAGGATGatgaaatgtccattctagaTTTCACCcaatttacctttaaaaaaaaaaaaacctctagagTCATGTGACAATAAGAAGAGTCATACAAGTAGTAAATACAAAAGGTGgaaatttcaaattgtgtatttaaagggaaccagtcaccagggacctcattttcacttaagacaggttgcagaagcccttcacaccagcagtgcaaatctgccttttctaaacatttgcattacagtataattgtgtgtaataaattactcttgcatcctgacaaaatcctggagtagtcacaggggctggacttggtttggatgcatttcaaaaacaacatgtgacttgtctgtgttattcCCTCCTcacagcttggcccccacctttgtgctcctgtgcagcctggtgagatgacatcagtacgagctgtacaggagcacaaagatggaggcagccttcatcttagacaagtcacatgttgttttttgaaatgcatccaaaccaagtccagcccctgtgactaccccaggattttgtcaggatgcaagagtaacacacaattatattgtactgcaaatgcttaaaaaaatGCAGAGGCATTTTGCACTGCAggcgtcatgggcttttacaatctgtctttagtaaaaatgaggtccctggtgacaggttacctttaactgTATTTCtggttttgtagctcacagaaccacatacCTGATGAGTTAcctatctttaacatgacacagCAGCATGTGTGCTATGGAACTAAAGATAGGGGTATCTAAAGTGCCTCTCCTTCTGCAGCTTGACAACTTGACTCCTGTCAGTTAAAATCTCATTATTTTCTGCTCATTATcacaagactttttttttcaatatatatttatatatagatgaACGCGTGGCATATcaaataaaaaagggaattctagaaaggatgctTCAtaaacctgagggggctggtagttccTGTAAGGTTTTGATATTGATGATGGTACTGAATATATGTTATAATATCAAATACATGGGGTCAGGACCCATAAACCCCCACATCCCTCTTACATTGCCAAAACTAATACAAGTGTATGCCAGGCTAAAGGTGTTCTGCCAGCGGTCTTTGGGATTGACTGATAACATATAACGGAGAATAAAGGAGCCATATATGTGCTGCTCCTGCTCAATTCATTACAAGGAAAGGGCCTCTCTATTATCATGATGCCTTAAAAAAACAATCCACAATAACATTGTCCCATATCTAGAGGCACGGCTGAATTTGCATGAGATTTTAAGGATGGGGACCTCCTATAAATGTCtacatacatacttatacatacttatGGACACAAGGGAAGTTTGACTCAGGATACCCCCTTCCCCATAACTCACAATGCAGGTTTTCCGGGTTTTCTGCGGTGGGATCGGTCCCTTGTGGTTTCTTCTGTAGTCGGCCCAGACGGCTCGCTCTCCATAACGCTCCAGGTACTCTGGACAGAggcaagaataataaaatataaggcTGCACATCCTATAGACATCTCCCTGTCACAGCAGCTTGTGTTTATAGCAGGGGTGTGCTAATCATCACCCTACTCCCCCAGGGCTGTAGACCCCTATTGTCACTATTGAAACACTTGTTACCATTTACATTTTGATTATCTTAATGGTAGCAGTTACAAAAAGCAAGACCACCCAAACAAATATGTGGCTGGGGTGGGGCCCTGGTCTGCTCAACTCTTGCATCACCTGATAAGGGGACTGGTGGCCAGGATGTGCTGGGGGTTGTTATGGAAACATATATTACTGGGCACATGTAGCAGAAATCCTCTAAATGTTCATTCTAGAATCTGCAGATTGTGTTATTTGTTGCTTATTTTTTATCCATTTGTTGCATTTCCCATTTTTCTGTCAAAATCTGAAAGGAATCTAAATATGACTCAAAGCCACCAGTGAAATGTGCATTGATATTGCATAATTTGTGAATTTACCTTCAAGCTGTATGCAATTGGGTGTATGAAAGATTATCCATGGACACTTGATGTAAGTGTAGATGCATAGCACAACATTAATAACAAGAGTTACAGTATTTCATCATTATCAGATCAGTGCCAGACATTGAATAGTGGCTGGCCATAGTATTGCATCCCAGCCCCATTCACTTAAAGGGGACTTGGCTGCACATTTCCAATGTGACAGGAATATGATCGGCGGGTGCAGCACCAGGTCCGCTGTGGGAGTTCTGTGTGTCGGCTCCCCCTCCATCTGATATTGATCAGATTTGTTATCAATATGAGAAATGACATATATATCCCAAGATACTGTGGCTGCTAGAAAATTCCCCAAAGTGGGGGATACCAAGATGACaggtgggggtctgactgctgaatGAGAATGGGTGAAGCGCCAAGACAGACATGGTTCCCCATTGTCAAAATGACACCCAGCGTGAATTAGCCCCATAGTAAACACCCTAATAAGGTGTCATGCACAGGGATTACAGATTAGCAGACCCTCAGTTACTCCTCCTGTCAGTCATTACCCTGACAAATAATATAATCCACCTCTCTCCAGCATTAGAGGCTGATAACAGCGAGCAATAGCCTGCACAGTTACCTTCACTGCTCAGGTACTCCCAGGGATGCTCCTTATACCGAGACACCAGGTCAAACTCCTCAGGGGGGCTGCACAGTGAGCGGACTCCAGGGGGCAGTGCTGATACCGGGGTCTGCGGGGGTGACACATGCTATTATAGGGTACAGTgcagccatacagcccccaaccACCCTAAATATTCTCAACCCTTCCATTACCCTGCTCCATAGTAGCCCCCTCATGCCGGTCACACACAACCTGCCCAAGgaggccgccatcttggtgagggAAGGTCTAAGCAGAACGCAAGGG is drawn from Engystomops pustulosus chromosome 9, aEngPut4.maternal, whole genome shotgun sequence and contains these coding sequences:
- the MRPS18B gene encoding small ribosomal subunit protein mS40 isoform X1, whose product is MLLIKFYYEKKSLLVVRRPCVLLRPSLTKMAASLGRLCVTGMRGLLWSRTPVSALPPGVRSLCSPPEEFDLVSRYKEHPWEYLSSEEYLERYGERAVWADYRRNHKGPIPPQKTRKTCIRGGNVCGNPCPICRDQNLGVDYRNVKLLQQFISPHTGAVYDPTRTGVCMKQHKRLVKAIADAEDNGLLPVFIKHKDITFGDYSRHHGAVAQTPPAPAGPWYSWYEWQEPPAHDVAKLQKLYRPYWKQMRGEQ
- the MRPS18B gene encoding small ribosomal subunit protein mS40 isoform X2, with protein sequence MCFIETPVSALPPGVRSLCSPPEEFDLVSRYKEHPWEYLSSEEYLERYGERAVWADYRRNHKGPIPPQKTRKTCIRGGNVCGNPCPICRDQNLGVDYRNVKLLQQFISPHTGAVYDPTRTGVCMKQHKRLVKAIADAEDNGLLPVFIKHKDITFGDYSRHHGAVAQTPPAPAGPWYSWYEWQEPPAHDVAKLQKLYRPYWKQMRGEQ